The genome window AGATGTGGCTCAACAAACTGTGAATTACGTGGAGTGTCTTCGTTAAAAGGTGATGAGTGACGAATTAAGGGCTGCAACAATTGCTGAAGCTTTTCAAGAATAGCCTTAGTAAAACCAGATCCTACTTTTCCTGCGTAAATAAGGTGCTGTGGCTGTTGGAGCTGTTTTGCTTTTTCTGGTGTATGATCATAGTATCCAAGTAAGAGAGCGCCAATAGTACCTTGTCGATTCCCCTTACCCGGAACCCAGCCACAAATGATAAGTTCTTGACGGGCAATATTTTTGATCTTTAACCAATCATCGGATCGCTGACCGGGATGGTAAGCACTGTCGAGACGCTTAGCCATAATCCCTTCCAATCCTAAGGCACGTGTTGCTTCAAGTATTTCTTTGCCTGTTCCCACAGTATAATCAGGAACTTGCCAATGTGGTCCGGATAACATTAAACTCTCTAATTTACTGCGCCGGTTAGTGTACTTCTGATCGAGCAATAAGCCTCCATTAAAGGCGAGGACATCAAAAATGATGTAAGTCACGGGAATATGCTGTATCATTTTATTGATGGATTTAGCAGAGGTTAAATTCATACGCTGCTGCAATAGCTCAAAAGATGGTCGTCCTTTGGTGTTAAAAGCGACAATTTCACCATCTAAAATTAAGCTGTGATTATTACATTTAATCGCTAATTGTTGTAGTTCCGGATATTGGGCGGTTAAATCTAGTGAGTTTCGACTAAGCATTCTAAGTTGATTAGGTTCTATATAGGCAATGGCTCTAATACCGTCCCATTTGATCTCATAGCTGAAATTATGATCATCTTCAGGTAAAGCAGCAGATTTTGCTAGCATTGGTTTAATAATTTGCATATGTTGTAAATCCACCTCACAATTAGTATTTTAGTAAAGCCAGCAATTATGACGTATTTAGGTTAGGTAAAAAATGACAAGAGAGTTGATTCAAGCTATGCAGATAAGGCTGAATCAACTCTCTTGTCATTTTGTTTTCGTAAAAGATAAAAAAGAGGCCGAAAGGCCTCTTGAATTTAGTAGTTTTTATTTGATTGGAAACAATCGCGACAGTAAACTGGTTTTCCTGCCGTTGGTTTAAATGGAACTTGAGTCGCAACACCGCAAGCGCTGCATGTTGTATCAAACATTTCACGCTGCTGACGGAAACCGCCGCTGTTGCTGTTACCACGTCGATTGCTGTTATTATTTTGAGCTTTTCTGGCCGCACGGCATTCCGGACAGCGGGATGGCTCGTTCTGAAAGCCTTTTTCAGCGTAGAATGCTTGTTCAGAGCCAGTGAAATTAAATGTTACACCACATTCTTTACAGGAAAGTTCTTTGTCTTGGTAGGTCATTAAATAACCAACCTCCTCATATTATTAGGTTCCAACAATTGCTGGTCGGTTGGTCAAGTTTAACAGCTACGCAAGCCATCCATAGCAATTATTTTCGATCCTAAGAAATACTATACCTTGCAGGATAACCTGTTGTCAAGAATTGGTTAATAGTTTTTCCAGCTCGGCTAATCTAGCGGAAAACCTGGCTAAAGTGACTTCAATTGGCTTCGGTGACGACATATCTACGCCAGCTCTTTTTAGGAGATTTAAAGAGTAATCAGATCCACCACTTTTTAAGAATGTCAGGTAATTTTCACGGGCTGATGGACCTTCATTGAGTATCTTATCAGCTAAAGCCGTAGCCGCTGAATATCCGGTAACATATTGGTAAACATAAAATTGGGAATAGAAGTGAGGTATTCTGGCCCATTCGACATTTAACTCTTTATCATAGATAATGTCAGTGCCATAATATTTAACATTAAGTTCACGCCAGAGATCATCCAGCATATCGGCTGTAATTGTTTCACCTTTTTCCGCAGCAGCATAGAGCAGCATTTCAAATTCAGCAAACATTGTTTGACGATAAACTGTGGTACGTACCTGCTCTAAATATTGGTTGATCAAATATAATCGCTGTTGCTTATCGGTAATTTTATTCAGCATATAATCCAGAAGCAATATTTCATTGGTTGTCGATGCAACTTCAGCGCTAAAGATAGTGTAAGAAGCATTGATAAAAGGCTGGGTCGTATGACTGTAATGACTATGTAATGCATGCCCCATTTCATGAGTCAGGGTTGAAACTGCATCATAGCGGTCATTATAGTTCAATAAAACGAAAGGATGAACAGTATGTGTTCCCCAACAATAAGCTCCAGTACGTTTACCACGGTTTTCATAAACATCTATCCAACCTGAGGTAAGACCCTTTTTTAGAACATCGCCATATTCTGGTCCGAGTGGCTTTAAGCTGTCCTGCACTAAAGTAAGCGCTTCGTTGTAAGGAATATCCATGCTTACATCTTGTACCAGCGGTGTATATAAATCATACATATGGATTTCAGATAATTTTAGGGCGCTCTTCTTTAAGGCAACATAACGGTGTAAGGGAGAAAGATTACTGTGGACAGTTGAAATTAAGTTAGTGTAAACTTCAATAGGGACATTCTCGGTTTTTAAAGCAGCTTCTAATGCAGAATTGTATTTGCGCGTTTTCGCGTAAAAAATATTTTTCTTTACACTTGCACTAAGTGTAGCTGCATAGGTATTGCGGTATGTATTATAGGTTGTAAATAGATGATTGAATGCTTGTTTGCGGACATTGCGATCGGTAGAGCGAATCAGAACATTATAACGCCCTTCACTTAATTGCAGTTCATTACCGTCATCACTCAAAGTTTTGGGGAATTTCATGTCTGCATGTGCTAACATGTTGAATATATTTTCAGGCGCTTGTGTTAGTTCACTTACTCTTGAAAGAATTTCTTCTTCTGCAGGTGATAATACATGCTGTTTTTGCCGAGTTAAATTTTCAAAATAAAATTTATATTCGGCCAGTCCTGAGTTTTCAAGGCTGAATTGCGAAAGTGTCTGATCTGGTATTGTCAGAACTTCAGGTTCAATATAGGCTGTTGCGCCACCTGCTTCAGCTAATAAAGCTTCTGTTTTACCCGTCATGGCTTGGTACTTAGTGCTTTCAGCGTCCTCATCGCGATGCATTCTGGCAAAGGCATACAGTTTACCACCAATAATGCCTATTTCATCCCGTTTTTTTAGGCATGACAATAGATTTTCCGAAGATGAACTTAATGTTCCTTTATATTGGCCGATTTCTGTCAGTAAAGTTTTTAATTTATTAAAATCGTTTTGCCATAATTGTTCATCTGCGTAGATATCACTAAGCTGCCATTTATACTGAGCTGGTATTTCATTTCGTTCGGGGACTTGAGATTTAGCTGATGCTGTTGAATCAGAGGTATTGCCGAATACCATGGCACTTAACAGATAAGGAAAAAGTTTAGGGACTTTCAACATGAATTCGCTCCTTTAATTGTAAATACATATACTATTTAGAAAATAGTACTGATAATTCCTGTTTATATTATCCTAAAAAGTAAATTTTGTTATACTTTAAAATATTTAACAATGCCCTTAAAAATACTTTCAGCACTTTTAGCGCGGCCATCGGTACTTGCTAGTAATAGTTCTTCCTCGGGATTCGAGATAAAGGCAATTTCGACTAATATTGCCGGCATTTTTGCATAACGTATAACATAAAAGCTGCCAAAGCGAGTACCACGATCTTTGGTGCCAAGCTCTTCGACTAGACACTTTTGTACATGCCCGGCCAAATCAACAGATTCCTCATCTCCGTAGTGGAAGGTAGTTGTCCCAGCAGCAGTAATGCTCGTGAAGGCGTCGTTATGGATGCTGATAAAAAGATCGGCATTGGCATCGCTGGCAATATTTATTCTAGCTCCCAATTCTTCCGCTGATGAGGCGTTCGGATAAGAAACATCTTGATCTGTTTCACGGGTCATGAGTACGGTTGCGCCATTATTCTCAAGTTTTTCCTTTAGAAGTAAGGCTATTGCTAATGTATTGTTTTTTTCCATTGTACCACTAGGCCCAACAGCGCCAGGATCGCTGCCACCATGACCTGGATCTAAACAAATTATTTTACCTTGTAAACGGCTGCTTTCGAATTCATCAATGCTATGTAGCGAGAGTTCACTTTCTTCTGCTGGTGAAGTAACAGCTGGTGCTGCGGATGATAGATAGATGACTTCATTGCCGGGGTCATACCAAATTTTCCAGTTAAGAGTTTTAGCCATGCTTTTTAATGTTAGCAGTAAATCCTTTGTGGCACGCACATTTATCGGTATCCGTTGACCGTCAATAATAATTCGCACTCGAAAAACACCTTCCTTCGAAGTTAACCTTGGTGTATTGTATGCGATAGAGCGTAATCCGGTGATTTGCAATAAAACAGTCCTGATTTTTAAATAGAGGTGAGTTTCGTTGAAAACAGTATTAACTACTCTTAATGCCAAATATATTCACTCGTCATTGGCATTGAGATATTTAAAGGCTTATTGTAGGCCGATTTGCGATATTAAGATTAAAGAGTTCAGTATAAACAATGGACTATTAGATGTACTGAGTGATATTTATGCTGAGAAGCCTGAGGTTCTTGGACTTGCTTGTTATATTTGGAATATTGAAATGACCTTACAATTAACAACGTTAATAAAGAAAGTACTTCCAAATATAATTATTATCTTGGGTGGGCCTGAAGTTTCCTATGATGCTCAAGAAATAATGAAGAAGCAGCCTGAAATTGATTATATCGTGCAAGGTGAAGGAGAAGAGACGTTCTTTCAATTATTAAGCACTATACAAGAAAAATCATCAGGTGCTATACCTAATGTCATAAGCCGTGTCGGGAATGAAATTATTGCTGAAGCAGGTACTGGGGTAGTCGAAAATCTGGATACAATTCCTTTCCCGTATCATGATGAAGATATCATAGAATTAAAAGACAAAATTATTTACTATGAAAGCTCACGGGGATGTCCATTTTCCTGTCAGTATTGTTTATCTAGTGTGACAAAAGGGGTAAGATTCTTATCTTTAGAACGAGTTTTTTCAGATTTAAGATTTTTTATCAAGCATAATGTTCGGCAGGTTAAATTTGTTGACCGCACATTTAATGCACGTAAAGCACACTATTTGCCATTGTTGAGGTTTATTGCCGAACAAGACTGTCAAACAAATTTCCATTTTGAAATTGCTGCCGATATTTTAGATGATGAAGTATTGACTTTGCTTCAGTACATGCCGCGGGGGCGGGTTCAATTTGAAATTGGGGTACAGTCAACCAATAAGAGTACACTCGAACAAATTCAGAGAAGCAACAACTGGCCAATTATTGTTAAAAATGTTAAGCAAATTCTTTCTTATAGAAACATTCATGTACATTTGGACTTAATTGTAGGCTTGCCTGAAGAAAGCTATGAACGATTTGGTCAGTCGTTCAATGATGTCTATAGTTTAAAACCGCATATGCTCCAGATTGGCTTTCTAAAA of Sporomusaceae bacterium FL31 contains these proteins:
- a CDS encoding N-acetylmuramoyl-L-alanine amidase, which translates into the protein MQITGLRSIAYNTPRLTSKEGVFRVRIIIDGQRIPINVRATKDLLLTLKSMAKTLNWKIWYDPGNEVIYLSSAAPAVTSPAEESELSLHSIDEFESSRLQGKIICLDPGHGGSDPGAVGPSGTMEKNNTLAIALLLKEKLENNGATVLMTRETDQDVSYPNASSAEELGARINIASDANADLFISIHNDAFTSITAAGTTTFHYGDEESVDLAGHVQKCLVEELGTKDRGTRFGSFYVIRYAKMPAILVEIAFISNPEEELLLASTDGRAKSAESIFKGIVKYFKV
- a CDS encoding B12-binding domain-containing radical SAM protein encodes the protein MKTVLTTLNAKYIHSSLALRYLKAYCRPICDIKIKEFSINNGLLDVLSDIYAEKPEVLGLACYIWNIEMTLQLTTLIKKVLPNIIIILGGPEVSYDAQEIMKKQPEIDYIVQGEGEETFFQLLSTIQEKSSGAIPNVISRVGNEIIAEAGTGVVENLDTIPFPYHDEDIIELKDKIIYYESSRGCPFSCQYCLSSVTKGVRFLSLERVFSDLRFFIKHNVRQVKFVDRTFNARKAHYLPLLRFIAEQDCQTNFHFEIAADILDDEVLTLLQYMPRGRVQFEIGVQSTNKSTLEQIQRSNNWPIIVKNVKQILSYRNIHVHLDLIVGLPEESYERFGQSFNDVYSLKPHMLQIGFLKLLKGSGIRQRVQEHQYIYMDSAPYQVLGNKYLSYGETRKLHLLEEVFNQIYNSSKFDKALSYFIKLHGGDAFKFYDDLTEYWEARELHVVAHSSKSLYKYMLEFCQAHYPTDSAACEELLRFDVIVGEKGALKPEFLNWNEMKWNEKTTEFWRNEKLVRKYIPDFKFTTWRDLKKKYHIEVFSFDLPGFIATGEFFTTHKITPILFSFGAEYTTYKTIDMSDFGMENEDAAL
- a CDS encoding zinc-binding protein; the encoded protein is MTYQDKELSCKECGVTFNFTGSEQAFYAEKGFQNEPSRCPECRAARKAQNNNSNRRGNSNSGGFRQQREMFDTTCSACGVATQVPFKPTAGKPVYCRDCFQSNKNY
- a CDS encoding oligoendopeptidase F, with amino-acid sequence MLKVPKLFPYLLSAMVFGNTSDSTASAKSQVPERNEIPAQYKWQLSDIYADEQLWQNDFNKLKTLLTEIGQYKGTLSSSSENLLSCLKKRDEIGIIGGKLYAFARMHRDEDAESTKYQAMTGKTEALLAEAGGATAYIEPEVLTIPDQTLSQFSLENSGLAEYKFYFENLTRQKQHVLSPAEEEILSRVSELTQAPENIFNMLAHADMKFPKTLSDDGNELQLSEGRYNVLIRSTDRNVRKQAFNHLFTTYNTYRNTYAATLSASVKKNIFYAKTRKYNSALEAALKTENVPIEVYTNLISTVHSNLSPLHRYVALKKSALKLSEIHMYDLYTPLVQDVSMDIPYNEALTLVQDSLKPLGPEYGDVLKKGLTSGWIDVYENRGKRTGAYCWGTHTVHPFVLLNYNDRYDAVSTLTHEMGHALHSHYSHTTQPFINASYTIFSAEVASTTNEILLLDYMLNKITDKQQRLYLINQYLEQVRTTVYRQTMFAEFEMLLYAAAEKGETITADMLDDLWRELNVKYYGTDIIYDKELNVEWARIPHFYSQFYVYQYVTGYSAATALADKILNEGPSARENYLTFLKSGGSDYSLNLLKRAGVDMSSPKPIEVTLARFSARLAELEKLLTNS
- a CDS encoding ATP-dependent DNA ligase produces the protein MQIIKPMLAKSAALPEDDHNFSYEIKWDGIRAIAYIEPNQLRMLSRNSLDLTAQYPELQQLAIKCNNHSLILDGEIVAFNTKGRPSFELLQQRMNLTSAKSINKMIQHIPVTYIIFDVLAFNGGLLLDQKYTNRRSKLESLMLSGPHWQVPDYTVGTGKEILEATRALGLEGIMAKRLDSAYHPGQRSDDWLKIKNIARQELIICGWVPGKGNRQGTIGALLLGYYDHTPEKAKQLQQPQHLIYAGKVGSGFTKAILEKLQQLLQPLIRHSSPFNEDTPRNSQFVEPHLVGEFAFTEWTSNHTLRHPVFKGFRTDKDPHYIVRELN